In the Sebastes fasciatus isolate fSebFas1 chromosome 12, fSebFas1.pri, whole genome shotgun sequence genome, caaaaacaaattaatcagACATTATTTTAAGAGATTTGTTTATGCCACTTTgatttaaagtattttaaaaacacaaatatattttgAGTACATTAGAAtttgtgtgtacttgtacttttaaTGTAAAGGCAAATATTTGGTCAAACCTTGATTCTGAGGGAGACGTGTCTCACAGGAAGTTGCATTGAGGAAACAGACGCCATTGTGGTGCAAGCACGAAGCGCCGATTAGCCTAATCACAGTTAGATGGTTTGAGCCAACATGGCGTCCAAACGGGACAGTTTCACGAGTTGTTCATGTTGCTACTGACGAGCATAATCACAAGGTTTCCAAACTCGGACAAGATAGTCGAGAGCTCAGAAGGTAAACATTATAATTATATTGTAAGGAGATATAGCTACGTGTTAGACAACTGCCAACCATGTTAGATTGTTAATGGGTTATAACTTCATTAGATAACTTAACAACAGGCTTATCACTGTAACAGTTAGCTAAACACACTTAACTTCAAACAGTTCATCTAAATCAGAAGGTTATATCTGTTTACTCTAGTAGTTTGACTTCTTATCCTTAAATTCAGTGCCAGCTAGAGGTTTATAACAGAGCACTTTGGGGACATAATGACAGCCACAATGGTTTGCAGTAGATGTTTTATCACATGATAGTGCTTCAAGGGCTTAAAGTTATGAATTAAATGATGTTACAAAGCCACAAAGACAAATTCTTGCAGCACTGAAACGTTTCTCTTATTGGCATGAGATGGTGGATTCATAAATCTCTGGTTGCTTGTGTAGGGAGAGTTTTAATGGcattgcaaattaatttaagGGCTTAAAGTTAtgaagattcaagattcaagccctttattgtcattgtgtagtacaacgaaattagattgtgacaatcccataggtgcttatgaaaagataatacaataaaaaagagacaatacaaaatataaaaatacaatatgtaaattgatgagatgacagttttgccagattattgcacaaagtgtccgtcagataattatctaattattgcacagagtgatcagcattaAGAATTAAAATGATGTTACAAAAACCACAAGGACAAATTCTTGCAGCACTGAAAAGTTTCTCTTATTGGCATGAGATTCATAAATCTCTGTTTACTTGTGTAGGGAGAGTTGATTGTTTTAATGCCATTGAAAATTGATTTACACTTTGATGTGTACCTCAGGTTGTGGATATACCATTTGTACATCTAATTTGGGATGATTTGTATACAATCTGTCTGTGCTCATCAGTCGGTCATTCTGCATGATATAGTGATGTGCAATGTCTTTAACTTTAACCCTGTCTGCAAACCTGCATTGTATTGTAGGAAAATATATCCCAGATTCAATTTGAACTTTATTCATTCTTGTGTGCAGGATGGCGCGGGTGGTGTTCCTCCATCCAGACCTTGGTATTGGTGGAGCAGAGCGACTGGTGGTCGATGCTGCCGTCGCTCTGAAGTCTAAGGGATGTAGTGTTCAGATATGGACGGCCCATTACGACCCAACACACTGCTTCTCTGAGACCCTGGACCCAAATCTGCCTGTGGTACGTTAACGACACACACCTCACTATGTAATACCGTCCATCAAAGATGAcacaacaaagacaaagaaTGGTAAATGTGTGATTTCATTGTTGCTATTACTCTTCTAATAGGTCTGTGTGGGTGACTGGCTACCCACCAGTGTGTTTGGTTACCTGCATGCCCTGTGTGCCTACCTGAGGATGATCTATGTGGCCCTCTACCTGGTCTTCCTCAGCGGCGTGGAGTACGATGTCGTCTTCTGTGACCAAGTGAGTCGTGTTCTACAGGAACTAACTCTCTGTCTGTTTGGTCGTCACTCATTTGAGTTCCTCTGAGCCGTCTGTGTCTTGTAACTGTCTCGGTTGCTCAGAGAATAGCTCCCATTGTCAACAGAGgactgtctctttgtgtcttccTTTTTGTGTCACACCCTTTTACTATACCATGCCATGAGGTGGATCCTCCCTTGcttattttgtactgttttGTCTTTCACACAAATACGCACAGGTATCATCTTTCTCTCGGacataattacagtacaaagaAAACTCATTAATGATCGACTTACAGTGTGACAGTAGAAGAAACTTCTGAAATTAATAAAACTGCAGTCAACTAAAACATGTTATGCAAATGCCACATGGAGCTTTTACAGTTATTGTCTTAGGATACGTGTTCACCAGTTAGATACATTGTTTAGTATTAACACAGTATgctttactgtatatttagcGTCAATTTATATTACTGAACGTTTAGCTATGTTATATATGTCAATATTTTAGAGCTGcgatgattaatcgattagtttaaATTacactttaaattaaattaatcacaagCTATTTTGATTATCCACTAATCGgtttaaaaaaaggtcaaaattctCTAATTGCAGTTtcttaaattgaatattttctggtttctttactcctctatgacagtataCTGAATATCTTATATACATTTTTCACGACAGAATAAtcaatcatgaaaataatcgttcgTTGCAGCCGtactatatttagtatgtgTATACTTATTCATTCTTTAgtttttagtgttttatttattagttttttctGCTGCCATATTTGCTTTTGATCAGCCAGGAAGGAGGAACATTTTTTAGGGAAGACATGTACGTTTTTGTTCATATCCCTTTCATTCCACCCCAGGTGTCAGTGTGTATCCCGGTGCTGCGACTGTCCCGTCTCAGGAAGAAGgttttgttttactgtcacTTCCCAGACCAGCTGCTCACCCAGAGGAAGTCGGCCCTGAAGAAGCTTTATCGCGCTCCCATCGACTGGCTGGAGGAACGCACCACTGGCATGGCTGATATGGTGCGTAACGGCTGAGGGTTGAAAGCTGTGTCATTCTACAGGTTGTGAGGGTCTGATTGCAGGGCAGGATTGTGTCATTGGAAAGGCTCATTTCTGTAGCATGgtggttaaaaaaatactttgccGCAATAAATAAAACACGAGTACAACACAAAAATACCAGACGTATTAGATCaagtttaaaaataacaataaaataaagtagTTGTAAGTCATTTTCAAAAGATACTTATGAACCATGATGTGACCTGAGTGTTTTAAAGGCCCTGGTAATAAATGCTGTGTGGTTTTATGCTCAGATTTGAGAATGGCCAGCGGGTCCTATGTGAGGATTTCAAGCTAAACTATACTATACTTATAAGAAACAttctaaatcattaaaaaaaaatttaaactaAAAGGATAATATAATTTAGCTTctcaatttgtttttaaatcctccttttttttttgttgcattttgccGTTTGCAGATAGGAAAGTGATTTTTTCTGAGTTTAACAGCAGTAACAAGAGTTACAAAATTCAAGTTGATTCTGATGCACAAAGTAGGTTTATAGCACTAGATGTAaaatctcagaggtaaatatttaTAGATTATGCATataataaacaaaattaataataCTTGGAATATTCGGTGCTATCCCAGGCAAAGGCTGCCTTCAAGGGaactgaaaaataattatttttttatagctCAGTGGTTGAAGTTTGGAAAACAGAGTTGGTTTGCTCAGAATTACTTTTATTTCACTAAGAGGTTGTTTAAAAGGTGAAGTTTCTCTTCATAAATCAAAATACaaggtatattttttttaacagtttgaATAAACCAAAGTgattatttaaaatgtgataCAGCCTGATCTCCGCGGGTTGTAAAAGCTCAGGGCCCTGGTagaaaagaaaattacattttgattttagTCTAGACTTTAGGATAATCAAAGACCGCAGGCTGTCATCCAACTCATAGGGAATTAAAATGCATGTGATATATGTCTAATCTCTCTGTACTTCTTCTTAGATTCTGGTAAACAGCCAGTTCACCGCGGGCGTCTTCAGCGAGACCTTTCGTGGTCTGCGAGGAGTCCAGACAGATGTCCTCTATCCCTCCCTCAACACGTGCACCTTTGACCAACAGTCCAGTGAAGCACAAGGCCTGGGAGGGCTGCTCCCTGAGGGAACCTCCTGCCTGTTCCTCTCTCTGAACCGATACGAGAGGAAGAAGAATTTGGGGCTGGCTCTGGCGGCGCTCGCAGCCCTGAAGAGCAGCCTTCCTGCAAGCCAGAGAGCAGGTATTCACCTGGTGGTGGCGGGTGGCTACGATGACCGAGTTACTGAGAATGTTCAACATTACACTGAACTGAAAGAGCTAGCAGCGCAGCTCCGCCTGGAGGACTGTGTCACTTTTCTGCGCTCCCCCTCTGATT is a window encoding:
- the alg2 gene encoding alpha-1,3/1,6-mannosyltransferase ALG2, translating into MARVVFLHPDLGIGGAERLVVDAAVALKSKGCSVQIWTAHYDPTHCFSETLDPNLPVVCVGDWLPTSVFGYLHALCAYLRMIYVALYLVFLSGVEYDVVFCDQVSVCIPVLRLSRLRKKVLFYCHFPDQLLTQRKSALKKLYRAPIDWLEERTTGMADMILVNSQFTAGVFSETFRGLRGVQTDVLYPSLNTCTFDQQSSEAQGLGGLLPEGTSCLFLSLNRYERKKNLGLALAALAALKSSLPASQRAGIHLVVAGGYDDRVTENVQHYTELKELAAQLRLEDCVTFLRSPSDSMKVALLRGSAAVLYTPSREHFGIVPVEAMYCCCPVIAVNSGGPLESVADGETGFLCEPTADAFSKAMERLVREPQLRRDMGQAGRRRVQDKFSLQAFSDQLHGYIVRLSQ